The Mytilus galloprovincialis chromosome 3, xbMytGall1.hap1.1, whole genome shotgun sequence genomic interval TCGTTTGAattgtagtttattttttatttcaggatCTTAGATCcacagtataaattttgctcattgttcaaaTCCGTACCGTGACCCATAGTAGCTTACATTTACGTAATCTTTTATAtattggatagttgtcttattctATAATATCTATAATAATCATACTGAAATAGAAATACCCACTGATGTATTTAACAATTACCTTGATAAGTCCTTCATCTAACATTTTTGGAAAGCTGAATGCAAAATCTTTGATGAGAACACGTTCAAACCATCCCTTGAGAATAGCTGGGACTGAGGCCCATTGCATTGGAAATTGGAAAATAACCAAGTCAGCCAATTTTAACTTTTGTATTTCTTGTTTGACATCTAGGCACAAACTGTCATTTTTATAGGCTGCGCCGACTTCATTTGGATAATTGAAATGTTTTGGATCCTCGAGTTCGCCTGAAATGAATAAGTGAATCACTGATAAAATGGTTCATGTAGTTGATATTCTGTGACAGTTATCGAAGTTATAAATGATGGTAAAATTTAACCTGACTGTGATCTTGATTTTCTTATCCTTTGATTAACATTACTTTATAGTTatcatcaaacaaaaatattttctttttataaacaaaatacataaagtaaaatcacaaaaatactgaaatctgcggaaaattcaaaacaaaaagtccctaatcaaatggcaaaaacaaaagctcaaacacatcaaacaatgaATTACAACAATTAGAACATTTTAAAGATGATTTCTAGAGAAAGctatatagaaatttaaaaaaaaaaaaacatgccccTTATCATACTGTTTTacatatgattaattttaagtTTAATGCATCCCTAATCTGAGAATCTATTTAAGAAAAGATTTTCTAAATTAAGCAAATTGTCTACAGTATAAAACCCTCTGCTCTTTTTCTTATTGAATGAAAAAggataatttttatcaaattaaatcaTAAGAGATAATTATTTTGCACGTTTCTCGTCCCTTAGCCAACCATAGGCAGATTGCCTTATTTATATAGAAATGGTATACAttcgtatgttgtactgttacaccacagtcccaggttaggaggagggttggaatcccgctagcatgtttaaccccgccacattatgtatgtatgtgtctgtcctaagTCGGGAGCCTGTTAtcttgtcgtttgttgctgttacatttttttttcgttcattcttttaatattaattaTGCCTTTAGTTttcgcgtttgaattgttttacttttgtcattttgGGCTTTTTATAATTGACTATGCGATAGGtcatttgctcattgttgaaggccgaatggtgacctatagctgttaatttctgtgccatatacaatttggtctcttgaagcgagttgtctcattggcaatcataccgcatcttcttttttttttttttatataaaatgaccGAACATTGTTCTTTCCAAAGTTATTATTGTTGACTTTATATCTTCTTATATTTCACGATTTGTCATATAAATTCAATTTCTTATCAATCATAATCATTCAAAAGTtatatgtttaaagtaaaatcacaaatataccgatctccgagaaaaattcaaaactgtaggaccgtaatcaaatggcaaaataaaaatctcaaacacgtcaaacgaagtAAGGGGCGCCGAATGAactttttgtaatcaaaatcatttttgtgtacacaaaattcaattctgtcagaATAAAATCGTGTTTGTCATACAAAACTATGTGGTACAGACTTGTTTAATGATAGATTTaattttgtaatgacaaaatttttttttgtagaaaaaaatctgttttgtagacaaaattcttttttgtagaaaaaaatctgttttgtagacaaaattcttttttgtagaaaaaaatctgttttgtagacaaaattctgttttgtaaaaaaaatcatttttgtggcacaaaattgacttttgttaaattttaacttctgtttaacaaaaatagACACAAAATTGAATTCTGTGACAAAATctgttttgtatgcaaattagtttacaAAATCCACACTAAACTAATTTACATTCAAACTTGACTTTTGTCGTACAAATTTCAAATTAGGTATCAAAAGTAAAGTATgtgatacaaaaatgtattttgttatGACTTTTGTCCACTAAAAGATTAATTTGTATGCTAaacattttgttaaactgaactcatttttgttaaacaaaactAATTTTGTCCGAagttttgtacaaaattgagtCCCGTTCGGCTCCCCGTAGTAAGGGATAAACCTAAGTGCGTGATACAATGGATtttgataactacatgtataaggtgaaaggggcctcggtggccgagtgatTTAAGTAGTtgctactgtaatcactagccagtcaacactgaggttgcgaGTTCGAACCCCCCTCGtaaaatcttaattgactaggattgtcagtttcccTGTCGAAGGTCGGttgttttctctgggcactccggcttcctccaccaataaaaactggccgccacgaaatagcctaactgcggtgcttaaaagtggcgttaaaacaccaaaaatcaaatcaaactatAAGCTGAAAATATGTGCAACACATAGGTTTAATGCTTTTTATGTACATGTGATTTAATCAGTCTCTTGTAACTCTTTTTAGATTGGCTTATACATACGCTGTTGTTaatacatttatatgttttagatgTATGTACATAaggtcttgtcttgtcttgtcttgtaataaggattattattttaatcataaaacctgatttattttacattgtaCTTCTAAACTATACACAGCACCAACAATTATGCAGTACCGCAATTCTATCAAATTCTATATAATAATTCCTTtccattctttttctttaaaatgttttagcATAATCATGATAACTATATTTGCCAATCAACACAAACACAAGTAGAAAGTATAGGCCTCCTGTATAAAGCAATCATTTTAGTACTGATGGTAACGGGGTAGGGGTCTCATAATTGAATTTTCCTTATATCATTATGACCGGGTTGTTGGTCACCTCTGTCATATTAATTAGTTTCGGGGGGAAACTAGCGGTAGTTTAGATAATTTAAAAGTTCAAGTCGCGGGaaagtttacatatttatttcgCATCCATATATTTCAATCGTAAAAACATAACCGAATAAcaactttaaaacaaatataaaatacaaattcaaaagaCTATTTGACATGCGGAATATGAACcaatcaaaatatctttttatcaaataatatgaatTCTCGTTTTGCCGAAAGCGGGGATTACGGATTAAAAACATGTTTCGTAGAAGTTTGTCAAGAATGGTTTTCggggtttattccttgaatgccaacatcctttgatctaccgacaatttacctgtaaaattatgATGGCATTCCAGGAATAGGTGCAAATAGTTCTCACAACAAAAGTGCATGCTTAttaaaacaatcatactaattaaacaGAAAGGTAAATTACAGGTAGCTAAATCTAATAGATATTTGTCAAGCTGTTGAGAGTATTTTTTTTGCTGTTACTGATTGAACAATATTGATTTTCCTAAAATGaactttgaaaagtgttgcaTCACAAAGTCAATACGTGTATATTGTCAGAAACTCCTGGTAGTAACGCAAAGACGAGTGGATACATAGCTCCTTCCACAAAGCTTTGTAGGGAGAACAACTGGTAAAAAATAAAGGGACAACTGTAAAAGGTGCCATCAACATAAATATGGTATTCTATTGAGTGTGTTGATGGTAGCTGTGCAGTCAGACTTCACAAATCTCCAGTAGCATCTGTCTCCCCATTTAGTCTTTACTCAGTATGTATATTTGTAGTTATTGTAGACTAAGTTTTCTTTGCCAAGACGATTCTTAAACTGTGCATTCGTCATACTTGAAAAGTGAATGACACAACTTGCCTATCCACAACTTATATGTGCACATAATTGGctttttaagtttgaaataattgtattgaGTAAGATTTCTTTAGAATTTCTTATATGTCGTATGTTAATAAATACATTTCCATTCCccaaataactatatatttttttttattttaaaagtaaaaaaatgttttaacttgttgatttctttaaaattcataatgATTTTAACCCTAAATTCtacaattttattcaaatgttGCAATTTCATCAGGTTAGCTAATTATTTTTTAAcggttaaaataaaaatatttaaatagtatAAAAAACACCTATTGTTATTATTCCATTATATATaacatctattgaaatatttttgttggcattcaaggaataggaaccatataaaatgttggcattcgaggaagacaccgtTTTCGGCTGTTATCACTTGGTATCGATTTATCTATATGCTTTGTTACACACCCTTTTATCATATAGACGGATTTAAATCTTTGATAATTAATTTGAATGAAAGGATTATAGTTAAGTGTAAAATACAAGTAACTTTTGAATAGCGTAACATACAATTAACTAATTGAATTATTAAAACGCAATGAAGACTCGGAATGATAATAAAAAGCATAGACTATAGAAATATACAAAATCCTAAATGTGAACTTTGAACGAACAATTGTCGTgtcatattatatacatgtaattacatgtatttattagtTTGTTTATTATGATTGTAAATGCTTTCTTCTTGTCATTTGTATTATAATAATATACTAGTATGTTTAGTTTATTTCatatacaatttatatatatagtctAAGTTGATTCATATGACCATAaagtttgaattgaattgaacagTATTAAATGTTAAGACAtggtaaatataaatatgttaaatggTAAAACATACATTATACTAGACAGTGTGTAACAAGTGTGAAACACACATGTATGAAGTTAAATCGATATCCAGCTGATTATTATTGAAGAGCTGATATTAAAGAGTGTTTGAAGTGCTTCAATCAATATACATATGTGataaataaaactgtaaaaatgGTCTTTTTCATTAGTTACAGTCATCTATAGATTCAGAAACAGAGTTTTTGATGGCAAAAGGAATCAAGATTAAAAGATAATCCACGGAAACATCTTAAATGCAATAGTTccaatgttttacttttattactattaattttaaatgaaacgaAAAAATAAGTCAAGCAAGCTTAAATCAACCTGTATACGAAATACAACTTTTTATGCGAAAATTACCCAATCTAACGAAAACGTTTTATTAATGGTTATTTTCCGGGTTTTAATGATACTTTTGCTGTTCAATCATTACGTcagcgttttttttttgttgtttttttttttggggggggggggtattaaaTAGATtcattaatttgtattttgaattgAGTGAATTGTcttgaaacaaatttaaaattgaatattCTTTGATTCAGTACTGATTTTTATTGCATACGTTCTGCCATATACCTTTTGTTACTTCGTGAGTCGGGGTTGAATAAAACCCCAAAAACACAATATCAAACTAACTGAACTGATACTatcattcaaaacaaataaaactgtGTTGAGATGACGAGCAGGAAAAAAAGTACCAATGTGTTGATCAATCACTGTATAACCCTTGCATGTATGTTACTCAATaagacatgtacatttttttttaacaatcttAATGTGATAAATTTACATGTCTTATTGAGTAACATAAACGAATGAGAGTGATATTATTAAAAGTGAAATGTAAAATTACTCTGTACTCACCTATAATATCTGTTTTTGAAATCACTGGTTGAAAATGTTGTGCGTAAAGGTCGGACACCATAACATTATATCCCTGGGCTTGAAGATTTTTAACAGCTGTGTCGCGAAGTGCTGAATTAAACGATTTTGGCTCGGGATGAGCATAAACAATCAGAGCTGTTTTCTTGTTCATCTTTTCGCTTCAGGAGAACTATTGGTACATATGCCTACATTGATCGATATTCATGTCAACGTAATTTTCACACCTGTATAATGCCGGGTGAggtatttaataaatatttctcTCATATAACTCAATTTTTAtgttaattacaccttatgtaagaatcctgggttttgattggttgatagccaaaTTTTTTTCAATGTGGGCCAAACCGGCTTCCGTATAAAACAATTAATACTTATTTCTACCTAAGCTTAGTCTTGCGGGCATTGAAATCAGCATGTAGTATCGTATTCATTTTCCTACGAATGAGGCCTTTATTATGGGGTACCAGTTATACAATTTACGCTTTTTTAAGCTAACGTATACATTAAAAGGGATATTGCAAATTTTTCCCTATTCCGTCAAAATGATGGGTTCAAAATGAAGCCTTGCTATATTGTCTTGTCGACCAAGTTGATACATCTGACATGAGTCACCGATTAGTACGGATATGGAGATAGGTGTATATGGTTTTTAATGAGACAACCTTCCATCTTCCTGGTGTGTTTACATTTTCTTCAACATTTGATATTTTCGTATACagcttaatatttttttgttggaGAATCgtgttttatatgtataaatatatctaataattAATTAACTTAGAGTTAATGTGATTCATGATCAACTgtaaacacggtgggtaaggttgtcctgcgagaaaacgttctgtgctggtgattcggtcctgactgGTGCTGGTGatcattgaaaaaatgtaaacaaagaagaaaatgatgatttttgacgttttctccAATAAAAATGGAAGGAAacggttgagatttttcaattttgtttcttatggcgTTTATAGGCATTTTTACCATTCAAAAGTTGACCCTTTAAACTGTTTAATTAAGTGTAACACAAAAGTGCTCATTTCCAGAAAATCTtaaactgtaaaaataaaacaaaaatgctcatggAGTCCGCTTTCAATACCCAAATCCacacgacaaaattattttgtgaaaaaccaGTGCAATCtagtaaaattttgcattttcttatATTATTCATGTcttgatactgtgctggtgggtcctgtcattgtgctggtgggtcctgatatggtgctggtgattttgggtaaaaagtttgtcatatttgaaacaaatgttacaaaatcaataaagtgGGCTGATAATTGTATTCAATCGGATCTGTGACTCCTTTTTATACTTTTGTGCATCCATTATAAGCGTTTTCAAATAATCGTAACTTATATTACATAAATGGGCAACATATTCCGTCCAATATCAGATGGAAATTTATCTAAttagaatagttttatttaagATACCAAATGCCCTTGAATTGGTGATTCTCTACATAATATGTTAACTTTAACAGTTTTAAAAGGTGATTAAAGTAAAGCGACATTAATAAGAGGGGGACTTATATTGGCATTAAGGTTTGACTGGTTTATTTCAGTTAAATATACGAGGTAAGACGATCTAAGTATACGTACTGGTACCTCCAATTTCTTCCTTAATAAATACACTGTCTCCAATAAATTTCGACTGGATAAAACAAAAACCGACCTAGACATGCTCTTCATAAATGACTCATAAAAACTAACTAGAATGAAACAAGATGTGAACAATTGCATTCAAAGTATGacctgcaacaatgagcaaaaaccataACGAATACTAGCTATAAAGATGTAAAcgataaaaagtgaatattttcggcTGATTTTAACTACAACttcgaacaaaaaacaaatatgacagaaagCAACCATCGACAACCACTTGTTTAGAGCACTTTTGACAGGACttaatatataacaaagaagatgtgacataattgccaatgggacaactctccacaaaagaccaaaatgacacaaaaattttaaaacaactataggtaactgtacggccttcaacaatgaacaaagcttaTACCGCATAGTTATTAATATGTTTGTTTGCGCTCAACACACACCTCTTACCAAATCCTCCTCCTTTCTTCCTTCATTAATTCAGTGGTGaaacaacacaacaatttatcacataaaataattacattaaGACACAAATCATTGAACAACGAATACTTGCATCTagtgaaagctagttcaaagctgcattttcaactaatagataaaccaagTTCTCTTAGATAAAAATTTCATTCGTACCGATCATAAAATTTcgaaaaattatgttttatacatgttaaatgtttgataaagcaatactttaaaagtgtgcagtgaatcttgtactcacaacagttattgtcatgaCTAATATGTATAAATCGGCATTTGAAAGATACCAAGAAGTGTTTTAcatttcaatttaatgatcatgaaggGATGGAGATTGCATGGAGGTTAACATAGGATaagaagaaattgatagtattttttggcgaaagactttaAACCTTCGTTGCATTAAATTCTAAATAGTTTTCTTGTTGTCGTAAATTGGTTAAattctcaataactttgttggaacgaataaaggtgacctatagttgttaagttctgtgtcgtttttgtctcttttggagagttgtctcattggcaatcataagcacatcttcttttttatatttaaatcaagTTTTCATGGACTTTGATccactttttagcttccaccctggcGAGTCATGTTAATTGTCGGTATGCTGTTGCACCCATCGCATCCTCTTCTAAAATAGTTTGCCCAATTCATACGTGACAAGATTATCATTCTAGTAACCAgtgttacaaatgtatatattgaaCATAAGTTAATAAATTCAacaatactatatatattttgtgtgtcattttgtttAGGCAAAACAGAACTACAAAAACaagagagattttttttaaatgtcatgatTACCTAATATTTGTGTTGAATGGAATCTGTATGGGTCAAAATCTCatattgcttataaatgttgctgtaCCAAGTTTCGTTACCTGATTTGAATTTTCTTAAAAGTGTAATTGGTAGATAGATATTGGCCTTTTGGATGTTTTTATTCGGTTAGTTTTGCTCTAACTGCTAGAAATTCTGCGATATTAattaaaaactcgaatacattttaacaagcAGGGATGATGTATGTTGacgaatattgtttttcctacaTTCACTCATTAAAAATCATCTGGACAGGTAACATTTAATCGAGTAACATCTTTTTGTGATTAGGACGCCAAGTCAATACATGTGTCTCACACgccccctcgacacaggtgaacCTATAGCGGaacgggttgataaccagttatTTCAGACCAGTTTTGTAAAGTGTATAGATTTGGATTTTTACAGCGGTTGACAgtgagggcattccggtgtattgctttcgcctagatttccattacgttactttcgttttgggtttttaaccgatctataaacatgttGAATACATAGATATCATcaacattccttatcgcttgttataaatccATTTCTTAATGAATACTCATcaaaaactttttaaagaagataaattaataatgttttgttatacttatgtatgtacatataaataaaaaatcattaatatctggaacggggacccaattaattGCCCCATTGAatcgcattgaaaatcatagtaaataaatGGGGTCCTGTTCAATTAATAAtattgatagccaccttgggacttctggttcatgtgaGGCATTTGTTTGGAAGTGTCCAAGTACAAACTCAGTGCCTCGTGACCAGCATTCCGTTgcgaaattttgtttttattgacaacaaggTCAGTTTGTCTACTTCCGgggaagaataaaggctagaatttaggcaatttactctgtGTCCTGACGCCAgaatacatttaaatcaatcaaaatttttacagaaattcaaactagaaagcctaccctttcaaagaAAACCTACATTTAGTTACAGAACTAGTgtaataataacactacacaatttttatacaaataactaAATTAGTTAATGTCGATGCAAtccaattcaaattaggtgtgaactcagtatgattgtcaggtagtttcaaactgaaagatacttttaagggaagggaaagaaacggataaaaccatgtgtgttacaaacactgtttattcaagtcagaatcctggatctcaatagtactttcataatgtcaaataaaaacatgaatatgatagttacatacaatgctacatgtatttaatacgtattaaatgacatttattttagtaattggtaattaggaaaaatctgaaattcaggcgtaaattgagacaaacaatatcactgaatgcagtttctagtcaagtgaccagcaaacatggaaatataccttttgaatgaaaggagaactcttacattgaaaatgaatgatgtaaatctagattctaataacagccgaagggagctcacattcacaacagttaaagcattgctgaattagtgaacaaagcatttttctcattaacttgaaaatccacctattataatggaaaaaacccgaattttaagacataaattataacattcctgataaaaagcggtgccgagcatgcatgtaatatgcttgaaacatattcaaagaataaagttttataacttcctaatgtcatttccaaaatttatcaaaacctaaatcttactgtggattcctatatttttcgtggatgtcaattctcctggattgttgaaaacttgcatattcatcgataGTTGAATTTGTGGTTtcaacaatccagacagacaaatagcaataaggtgtttaggaaaacatgacctaaaacctccttcatataagacaaaaatacatgggaattcatactgaatggtcaaatgtgttcaatatgaaaattgcagttaagatggtaaaatcacaaatcagccgttactgtaaatgaactatgacttttgagcaaatttaaagggaaatgacagggaaggggagcaaatgccctttcatttggtatgcaggtttcaaaaatagagggagaataagagggaaagttgagtcatctttttagactttagttaaactgagactactataatgtgTTATAATAGTAGTCTCAGagttaaataatgacttatgaagttatgtagacttaccttctaattaaaaaaaaaaaccccacaatactcagaactatgtctaattcactttgactactgatatgcaaacctaaaaacagaaaaatttcataaaatagtaattgaaagattcataaccctttgaaaggataattcagacacgtgttacacggggagcatgtttgtttacaaataataatgtcacgtgatcgcgcagacctcacatgttgcatcgccctttaatacaatccactaatacataacccattatcatgcaaacatgcaacgtgaatgtgattggttatcaaataatatagaaataatgcatgtacagtttatgaagaaattagttaATGAAATAgttcgattttcacttttgacacgaataggtcgggttgacatttttgtcatcggggataatattgagataaatgggataaaactgaccgtcaaaaaggtctagaaaagcacatcagtagaaccttaacattaataagtaatacttaccaaaatttctctaattaataaactatataactgaaatttcacaaagataacggtaaataattttgatggtggtggtgatgctggttaaattggcgcgaaataatattcttactcctattgctttacgtaaaaaaaaatgtatagaattgaatttgactaaagttgagcataaaaaaacgtgaatatgcaaaagcctggtaatatattattgataaagtgtgtataaatttccgtaaacgaatttacccgtatacttcactaagaattacatttgagcgcaaggaaATCTAATTGTGAATCGGTTTATATAACCCCGGTTGAACTCAGGGTCGTATTGACGGAATTTTTCgcgttgcttttaaatcattgaggccatctatttttattacgggtttccacatctttaaatcggaattatagaaaaaatggaatgttgttagcagaatcaaaacagaaatgatgaacactgcaacattttcagcaaaacataaataggatggaggatctgtgtattcacattatttgtaaaactctccttattcctgtgaagcgtgtgctttacatcgaggctttctatgcttatcatcgacgacacagtacttcaaccaatcagacaacgtttatttggggcattcgacctattttaactcagattttggaattttttaatcgaaattatagaaaaatggaatgttgtttgtacatataaaatagaaaaagatgaatactattagctaaagcaagtttggatgtggttctgtgtatttacattgtttgtacaactctccttactgatgccatattttggaatttccgtgacctaaatggttcgcgaaaattgatatttttatatatagtatagtaataaataacaataagcCAGAGTATACTGagttgtatcactacaatataatagtcattacgATGAGGTTGAATTACCTGTCATCAATTTAGCATCCACTCACGAACTtgtcaatgaaaaacaaaatatatatatatatacacaatctcactttcaggtatagagatgtgattttttttcttagacAAGTGGTTGtcggaccatccacaagaacatgcggtcatccgatgttcagtaatTCTGTTCTTTGATTTTAAACTGTTATGGCTTTAAAAAGTTAAAGGTAGGTGTATAATTTAGCTTTTTTTGCATCTTATATACTTGTATAATTATACTCAATTGGTtgtatgaagctacgagatattcaaattttgaaatgaaaaagcagATTTACCAAAACTTCAAAACTTATTTCTATAGGTGCAAACAAGTATAAATTCAACTGGAAAAAAAAGTacacgaaaagatgaaatattgaTCTTAATTTGCATCTCCAACACCCCCCATCCGGCAACAGTTTTATTTTTTGGTAGAGGGGGTCTAAAAATGGGCAATTATCTTATCGCATTTTACTTTCAAGGCGTGTTTGAGTTGATTGTATTGTCCTGAAAACatacaaatgaagaaaaaaaaaaacatgtttgataTATCTGACTTTTATAAAATTCATATTAAGGCTACATGTtgatattttaatacatgtactaagCATTAATGCTGAACGGGTCGTTGTCGACCTGGGTACTCCATCAACGTACCCTGGGTACTTTTACTTTCAATGATGGTACCCTGGGTACCGTGTTTTGGATGAATGGTACCAATAGGGTACGTTTCCGTCGATAATCGTACCCAGCTTCGTACCGATTTGAGTCTTGAAATTTATCGCGAGATTTCTTAGGAGTTCCGAATAGTCGGATGTTGGTGGTTAGCCCGTGGGTTGATTTTTAATTATATTCTACACTTGTAAACAACAAATGGACGATGGATTTGATTCGGGGTTACAATGATTCAGAAACAGAATCAGATGAGAACGAACATGATCAATTTCTCCGAACCTTCCATGTTGCTGTTGGTGGCAATGAGTTAGAAAACAGTTTGACAAGTCATCAGTTGTTGAAGGAAATTGACTTGGTCAGGTACAAACGTGATATAAAGAAGAAGTACATCACACCTAAAGAGGATGATTGtagttagttatcaaaagtaccaggattataaatttatacgccagacgcgcgtttcgtctacataagactcatcagtgacgctcagatcaaaatagttaaaaagccaaataaatacaaagttgaagagcattgaggacccaaaattccaaaaagttgtgccaaatacggctaaggtaatctactcctggggtaag includes:
- the LOC143068391 gene encoding NAD(P)H dehydrogenase [quinone] 1-like; amino-acid sequence: MNKKTALIVYAHPEPKSFNSALRDTAVKNLQAQGYNVMVSDLYAQHFQPVISKTDIIGELEDPKHFNYPNEVGAAYKNDSLCLDVKQEIQKLKLADLVIFQFPMQWASVPAILKGWFERVLIKDFAFSFPKMLDEGLIKGKKAVLSFTTGCPGGMFTPNGLLGDLNVILWPIQYCTLRFCGFDVLKPQCSFSPTHADDKQREEMLNAWGTRIKNILTEEPIMFPSLSNFDAQKWFVISDNYVEEQKNKEVGLSVGHHLGKKMPL